The nucleotide window TGCCATTCCGCCGAGCGGGGTAGCTGTTATTGGGGGCTCTACGGGCGGGGCTCAAGCCGTAGAAACACTGGTTCGGGCTCTACCTGCCTCGCTCACGAGTGCTGTATTGGTGGCCATCCATCTGCCGGCCCACTTTACCGAGTCTTTTGTAAACCGGTTACGCCGGGCTACAATGCTACCCGTAGTAGTAGGCAAACCGGGCACCACGCTGGAAGCCGGTAAAATCATCGTGGCGCCAGGAGGCCAACATATGGTTGTTCGGTCCCTGGTACGCGGTCCGTGGCAGTCGTGGCATACCGATATAACCACTGAGGTCAGTCCCGTGCTTGATGAGCCTTCCGTGGACCTGCTTATGCAATCCGTGGCCCGCACCGTGGGGCGCAATGCACTGGGTGTGGTTTTGACGGGCCTCGGGCGCGATGGTACCCAGGGAGCCCAAAGCATCCGGCAGCATGGCGGAACGGTCATTGCCCAAGATGAGGCGTCCTCAGCCGTGTTCAGCATGCCTAAATCGGTTATCCAGACTGGGGCGGCGAATATTGTGGCTCCCCTTCATGACATTGCGGGCTACGTAAGCCGCCTGGCTACCCAATTGCGCATCAACCGGGTTTCCTCTTTCTCTTCATCAACGCAGTTTGCTACTCGATGAAATCAAGGGAAGAGGAATACCGGGAAATTTTCATGGCCGAGGCGCTCGAGTACTACGACGCCATGAGCCGCCACATCAGTGAGCTGGAGAAAGATCCGGCCGACGAGAAGGCCCTGAATGAGCTGTTCCGGCTGATGCACAACCTCAAGGCCAACGCCCGGGCCATGGGGTTCAACGACATTGGCGAAGTGGCCCACCGGATGGAAACCATCTTCGGGCTGATTCGCAGCAAGGAGCGTACTTTCTCGGGTTCGCTGGTGCCCGTGCTCTTTACCGGGGTCGATACCATTGGTAACATGATTCGGGGGGTAGATCAGGATGAGCCGGTGGCCAACCCCGAGATGCTGCTTCACAACCTCGACTTGCTGGTGGAAGGGCAGGAGCCTATTCTGGAAGAGGACAGCGACAGGAATTCCGACGAGGATACCTCTCGTAAGCTGGAGCTCTCAGATCTGGTCTACATTCAGATCAAGAAGCTGGACCACCTGCTCAATCTGGTAGGGGAACTGATTATTGACCGGGACCGAATTCTGACGTTGAGCCAGGAAATCGGCAATCCGGCGTTGCAAGCTGCTGCTTCTCATTTGTTCCGCATTGCCGACGACCTGCAGTACAGCGTAATGGACGCGCGCCTGGTTAACGTAGGCTCGTTGTTCAACAAGTTTCCACGGGTTGTGCGCGACGTGGCTGTAGCGGAAAAGAAGGAAGTAGAGCTCATTATTAACGGGCAGGATATCCAGATTGACCGCAACATTCTGCAGATCATCACGGACGCTCTGTTGCACTTAGTGCGCAATGCCATTGGCCACGGGCTTGAAACGCCCGAGGAGCGGCGGCGGGCCGGTAAGCGCGAGCAAGGCAACCTGACCTTGTCGGCCCAGACGGAGCGGGACGACGTGCTGATTCAAGTAATCGACGACGGCAAGGGCATCGACGTGGAGCAGGTGCGCCGCAAGGCCGTGGAGCGGGGGCTGGTTTCAGCCGAAGTCTCCCGCTCCCTGGACGCCCATGCCGTGCGAGCGTTTCTCTTTGAGCCGGGTTTTTCCATGGCCAAGGAAGTAACCGATATCTCCGGTCGTGGCGTGGGACTAGACGTGGTAAAGCTGGCCATTGACTCGCTCGGTGGACAGTTGCGTGTCGATTCCATCCTGGGTCAAGGCACCACGTTTACGTTGGTACTGCCCACGTCCATTGCCGTAAAAGGAGCCCTGCTATTTGAGCTCGAAGAGCGCAGCTACGCTATTCCGCTGATGCACACCGATTCTGTAGTGTCGCTGCAACCCAAGCAGTTGCACGTGGTAGGCGGTATTCTGATGGCGCGTTTGCTGGGGGAAAATATTCCCATCGTAGATTTGCGCAAGCTCCTCCATAGTAATGATGGCCCGTTGGTGCCGGCTGTAAAGTCAGAACTGGAAGGCCGGCAGGACATCATTATTGTTAACTACAACAACCGTAAGCTTGGCTTAATCGTCGACCGTTTCCTGCGCCAGCAGGATATTGTCATCAAGCCAATGAGTAAACCACTGGACATGATTGACTTATTCGGCGGCGTGACGCTGCTGGGTAGCGGTCAGGTTTGTTTGGTAATTGACGTACCGGCGCTGACGCGACTTTTTCTAGCCAGGCGACCGTAATCAACGTAATGCGAAATTCGGGTTTTTCGGTAACGGGAGCCCTTCAATTGAGACACTCCTATGGATTTGCACATGACGGAACTAGAGCGTGATATTATCCGCGAGATTCTGAATATTGGGTTGGCCCGCGCGGCTGATTCCTTTGCAGTAATCGCGCAGGAAAAAGTGCTGCTGGAAGTTCCGAATCTGGACATTATGCCCGGGAGCAATATCCTGGATAAAGTGCACGAGTTCGAGGGCACCCACGCCATCATTCAGTCCGATATTCGGGGCGAGTTCAACGGCACGACGCTGATGTTCTTTTCTGGCCAGCACGTGCAGCGCCTCTCGCGGGTGTGCCTACGCATGTCGGTAGCCGATTCGATTCAGATTGATGAGATGCAGGAGTCGCTGCTGCTGGAAATCAGCAACATCATCACCGGAGCGCTGGTGACTCAGCTGGCCAATATTCTCAAGGCCAAGATCTACGGAGCACCTCCCAAAGCTCCCAAAGGCAATATTGCCAGCTCCCTGACCAGCCTGATTGCCAGCCAGCCCAAGGTGCAGCCTCTGATTTTCTCGGTAATTACCCAGTTCTCCGACAAGGAAAACTCCGTGGAGCTGCCCCTGATGCTCTTCTTTGACCGCAACACGTTCGAGAAGATTCTGGATATTATCCGCACTTACGACTTTCTGGGTGGGCAGGAAAGCAACCCGATGGGTTAGTTTCCCCTGCTTTACCGGTAGCTGTCCTATCCGACGCGTGCTATGTTTGCCCTTGCGGTAGGCTGGCCAGCATCAGGTAGGACAGCTTCGTTTCATGCCAACTCACGGCCCGAACCTTTCACGATTTTATACCTTCCTTTTACTTATGTCTCAGTCAGCTGCTTCCAGTCTGGAAAAAAAACTAGCCTCCTTCGACCCCAATGCTCTGGGCGACAGTGCCGGCGGCCTTTATGGTCTGCCTTTCACCGTGGAGGAAGCGCAGGTAGTTGTGGTGCCCGTTCCCTGGGAAGTAACCGTTTCGTACCGGGGTGGTACGGCGCAGGGCCCGGAGGCCATTCGCGAAGCTTCTTTGCAGGTTGACCTCTACGAGCCCGATATTCCAGAAGCTTGGCGCATGGGCCTGGCAATGGAGGAAGAAGATGAAAAAGTAGCCGAGGAAAGCCGCAACCTGCGTACCCTGGCTGCCGACTACATTGGCTGGCTCGAAGCCGGACAGCCTGCCGACAAAGCCCAGAGCTTTGCTACGGTGCCGGCCCAGGTAACTGAGCGGGGCAAGGCGCTGCTGGACTACCTCAAGCAGAAAACCGGGGCCTACCTCGACGCGGGCAAGGGCGTGGTGCTGCTGGGCGGTGACCACAGCACGCCCCTGGGCTACATGCACGCCCTGGCCGAGCGGCACCAGGAGTTTGGCATTCTGCAAATTGATGCCCACTGCGACCTGCGACCGGCGTACGAGGGGTTTCAGTACTCGCATGCCTCCATCATGTACAATGCCCTGCAGCTGCCCCAGGTGAAGAAACTGGTGCAAGTCGGCATCCGCGACTTGTGTCAGCAGGAAGCCGAGCTAGTCGAGCATTCGGGCGGACGCGTGGTGATGTTCCACAACCGGTTTTTGTCGAACGAGAAGTTTGCCAAGAAATCCTGGAAGAAAGTGTGCGGCAAAATCATTGCCCAACTGCCGCCCAAGGTATACCTGAGCTTCGACATTGATGGTCTGGACCCCAAGCTCTGCCCCGGTACCGGTACCCCCGTACCCGGCGGCCTGGAGTTTGAGGAAGCCCTGTACCTGATTCGGGCTATTGTGGAATCGGGCCGGGAAATCATCGGCTGCGACCTGAACGAAGTAGCGCCCGGCGACACGGAGTGGAATGCCATTGTGGGTGCCCGACTGCTGTTTCAGATGGCGCACTGGATGGGCGTTTCCCAGGGCCGCATCAAAGCCAAGATTTCGGAGAAATAAGCCGGTGCCAACGGAGTGTCCATTTTTTCGTAAGGTTGTGGGTTCCTAGACGAGCTTCTTGCTCTTTCTTTCTCATCCCCAACCACACGTTACTTATGGGTTTTCTTCTCAAACTGCTGCTGAGCGCCATTATTACCTACGTTCTGGCCCGCTTCCTGCCCGGGGCGCACCTGGGTGGGTTCACCGACGCCATTCTGCTGGTAATCGTACTGGCCATTCTGAATGCGGTGCTCAAGCCTATTTTGAAGATTCTGGGCTTCCCGATTACCGTC belongs to Hymenobacter cellulosilyticus and includes:
- a CDS encoding chemotaxis protein CheB; the protein is MPAFVRLELTRLLHAEPDLRVIGSAASASELVAQARRLRPGLVIASENQVAGLERLNRQQPIPVLLYSPMAAGSMVPRELAQWGVADYLPSLPSKDHPEFARYRQEILGKIRAIAQQPVQPAMGKRQLIAIPPSGVAVIGGSTGGAQAVETLVRALPASLTSAVLVAIHLPAHFTESFVNRLRRATMLPVVVGKPGTTLEAGKIIVAPGGQHMVVRSLVRGPWQSWHTDITTEVSPVLDEPSVDLLMQSVARTVGRNALGVVLTGLGRDGTQGAQSIRQHGGTVIAQDEASSAVFSMPKSVIQTGAANIVAPLHDIAGYVSRLATQLRINRVSSFSSSTQFATR
- a CDS encoding chemotaxis protein CheA — encoded protein: MKSREEEYREIFMAEALEYYDAMSRHISELEKDPADEKALNELFRLMHNLKANARAMGFNDIGEVAHRMETIFGLIRSKERTFSGSLVPVLFTGVDTIGNMIRGVDQDEPVANPEMLLHNLDLLVEGQEPILEEDSDRNSDEDTSRKLELSDLVYIQIKKLDHLLNLVGELIIDRDRILTLSQEIGNPALQAAASHLFRIADDLQYSVMDARLVNVGSLFNKFPRVVRDVAVAEKKEVELIINGQDIQIDRNILQIITDALLHLVRNAIGHGLETPEERRRAGKREQGNLTLSAQTERDDVLIQVIDDGKGIDVEQVRRKAVERGLVSAEVSRSLDAHAVRAFLFEPGFSMAKEVTDISGRGVGLDVVKLAIDSLGGQLRVDSILGQGTTFTLVLPTSIAVKGALLFELEERSYAIPLMHTDSVVSLQPKQLHVVGGILMARLLGENIPIVDLRKLLHSNDGPLVPAVKSELEGRQDIIIVNYNNRKLGLIVDRFLRQQDIVIKPMSKPLDMIDLFGGVTLLGSGQVCLVIDVPALTRLFLARRP
- a CDS encoding chemotaxis protein CheC: MDLHMTELERDIIREILNIGLARAADSFAVIAQEKVLLEVPNLDIMPGSNILDKVHEFEGTHAIIQSDIRGEFNGTTLMFFSGQHVQRLSRVCLRMSVADSIQIDEMQESLLLEISNIITGALVTQLANILKAKIYGAPPKAPKGNIASSLTSLIASQPKVQPLIFSVITQFSDKENSVELPLMLFFDRNTFEKILDIIRTYDFLGGQESNPMG
- a CDS encoding agmatinase family protein; this translates as MSQSAASSLEKKLASFDPNALGDSAGGLYGLPFTVEEAQVVVVPVPWEVTVSYRGGTAQGPEAIREASLQVDLYEPDIPEAWRMGLAMEEEDEKVAEESRNLRTLAADYIGWLEAGQPADKAQSFATVPAQVTERGKALLDYLKQKTGAYLDAGKGVVLLGGDHSTPLGYMHALAERHQEFGILQIDAHCDLRPAYEGFQYSHASIMYNALQLPQVKKLVQVGIRDLCQQEAELVEHSGGRVVMFHNRFLSNEKFAKKSWKKVCGKIIAQLPPKVYLSFDIDGLDPKLCPGTGTPVPGGLEFEEALYLIRAIVESGREIIGCDLNEVAPGDTEWNAIVGARLLFQMAHWMGVSQGRIKAKISEK
- a CDS encoding phage holin family protein; translation: MGFLLKLLLSAIITYVLARFLPGAHLGGFTDAILLVIVLAILNAVLKPILKILGFPITVLTLGLFLLVINAVIVLLADWLLAGFKLDGFISALIFSIALSLVTSVVDMVVD